A stretch of Lachancea thermotolerans CBS 6340 chromosome D complete sequence DNA encodes these proteins:
- the NIP100 gene encoding Nip100p (weakly similar to uniprot|P33420 Saccharomyces cerevisiae YPL174C NIP100 Large subunit of the dynactin complex which is involved in partitioning the mitotic spindle between mother and daughter cells putative ortholog of mammalian p150(glued)) — protein sequence MAELGKRVALNGLQGTVRFIGETEFAPGTWCGVELDEKCGKNDGSVQGVRYFNQTLKDGLYGLFGRIETVRPISTSGSVASSPNESRNLHGVILKLQDKLYGLHHRYADLELQLENCAIDKEALKEENEELMSVIIGLQQELATLRQDLSALQQEVDLRRSIEEHEWETDAGKLSHEALWKRNQLVEVALSKLQESLDESNEECISLAAENDQIKMELSVTAAELDECKHVVESLASKSADNQIIDKLTEENTDLNARVESFKATVEELKSEHVVAKDLQQIYSDLEEELSEQLRILRENADRDKHTITLLESERAELLHELERVKSHANTRDFCQQIEQLSSQLSKTQMIAKRSVLNEKFSNIGLGDQGSRAPLTLSKQVQFLSNHLLQEQFPADLQVKLQGSFFLQLMAQELMAWHRQREIYTDTLHSFKPTAFQINEWKELIFDNKIPQECSADSIAHHLKNQGGPLNKDASFLLSFISATAETFLPLIFDILSKDFDLKKVSLIHSKAKQLATTCKKQQEQIPIGSAGVTHDPKISELLSTYFQDVVFILTSGKSDNDSIDRAIESLEALNFVLENMKFDKISSASKVSVEQPKLQSNLLVEDRVHNSNGSTPKARLRDNRIEELELKLKVYENKVERHKHQEETIVKLQQELHGLKCNKNTLEASVSALQARSSELTEKLESERIRQNFLFPKPQMIDLVKEMEATDKIDLISQISDLRRVIVKHEEAKYTLEEDKWLRKPIEARGNIVNSEFFTKLNDAHKSIDCLVKSLDVVPLDVNYSGKERSTNISSYYCKSLKERSIGIESLLSGLCKQ from the coding sequence ATGGCCGAACTTGGGAAAAGAGTGGCTCTCAATGGGCTTCAGGGTACTGTTAGGTTCATCGGCGAAACAGAGTTTGCACCAGGCACTTGGTGCGGTGTTGAGCTAGACGAAAAATGTGGCAAGAACGACGGCTCAGTGCAAGGAGTTCGATATTTCAACCAAACTCTCAAAGATGGTCTTTACGGACTGTTCGGCAGGATCGAAACAGTTCGTCCTATTAGCACGAGCGGCTCTGTGGCTTCGAGCCCCAACGAGTCGCGCAATCTTCATGGCGTAATCCTCAAATTGCAGGATAAGCTTTACGGTCTGCACCATAGATACGCGGACTTGGAGCTACAATTAGAAAACTGTGCCATTGATAAGGAAgcgctcaaagaagaaaacgaagaacTGATGAGTGTTATCATAGGATTGCAACAAGAGCTAGCAACACTACGGCAGGACCTTAGTGCTCTTCAGCAAGAAGTTGACTTACGCAGAAGTATTGAAGAACATGAATGGGAGACAGACGCCGGGAAATTGTCTCATGAGGCACTTTGGAAACGTAATCAGTTAGTTGAGGTAGCTCTTTCCAAGCTTCAGGAATCTCTAGATGAGTCTAATGAGGAATGCATTTCGTTGGCAGCAGAAAACGACCAGATCAAGATGGAGCTCTCGGTTACGGCTGCAGAGCTCGACGAGTGTAAACACGTAGTCGAGAGTTTAGCTTCCAAATCCGCTGACAATCAAATAATCGACAAATTAACCGAAGAAAATACCGACTTGAACGCGAGGGTCgagtctttcaaagcaactGTCGAAGAATTGAAATCAGAGCACGTCGTTGCCAAAGATTTGCAACAAATCTACAGTGacttggaagaagaactttctGAACAGCTACGTATACTGCGCGAAAATGCTGATAGAGACAAACATACCATTACCCTTTTAGAAAGTGAGAGAGCAGAGCTTTTACACGAGCTTGAACGCGTCAAATCACACGCAAATACCAGAGACTTCTGCCAGCAAATTGAGCAGTTAAGCAGTCAGCTTTCTAAAACTCAAATGATAGCGAAACGAAGTGTTTTGAACGAAAAATTCAGTAATATAGGGCTGGGGGACCAAGGGTCTCGCGCACCTCTTACATTGTCCAAGCAGGTCCAATTCTTATCAAATCATCTATTGCAAGAACAATTTCCAGCTGATTTGCAGGTCAAACTTCAaggcagcttttttttacAATTGATGGCACAAGAACTCATGGCCTGGCATCGTCAAAGAGAGATATACACTGATACCCTACATTCCTTTAAACCTACAGCCTTTCAAATCAATGAATGGAAGGAGCTAATTTTTGACAACAAAATTCCCCAGGAATGCTCAGCAGATTCAATAGCGCATCATCTCAAGAATCAGGGAGGGCCGTTAAATAAAGAcgcttcttttttgctttccTTCATAAGCGCTACTGCGGAAACCTTTTTACCCTTGATTTTTGACATTCTCTCGAAAGACTTTGATTTAAAGAAAGTGTCGCTTATCCATTCTAAGGCCAAGCAGCTCGCCACTACATGTAAGAAGCAACAAGAGCAAATACCCATAGGATCAGCTGGCGTTACCCATGACCCAAAAATTTCGGAGTTGCTATCAACTTATTTTCAGGATGTCGTTTTCATATTGACGTCTGGTAAGTCAGACAATGATAGCATAGATCGAGCCATTGAAAGCCTTGAAGCCTTAAACTTTGTATTAGAAAATATGAAGTTTGACAAGATCTCGAGTGCGTCAAAGGTCTCGGTTGAGCAGCCTAAGCTGCAGTCAAATTTATTGGTTGAAGACAGGGTACATAACTCAAATGGCTCAACGCCAAAGGCTCGTCTCAGAGACAATAGAatagaagagcttgagctcaAACTAAAAGTTTATGAAAATAAGGTTGAGCGTCATAagcatcaagaagaaaccATTGTTAAACTCCAGCAAGAATTACACGGGCTCAAATGCAACAAAAACACCCTCGAAGCCAGCGTGTCCGCTCTCCAGGCAAGAAGTTCGGAGCTGACAGAGAAGCTAGAGTCTGAGAGAATTAGACAAAACTTCCTGTTTCCCAAGCCTCAGATGATTGACTTGGTAAAGGAAATGGAAGCGACCGACAAAATCGATCTTATTTCACAGATAAGTGATTTACGAAGGGTCATTGTAAAACATGAAGAGGCGAAATATACTTTGGAAGAGGACAAGTGGCTCAGAAAGCCGATAGAAGCTCGTGGAAACATTGTGAATTCAGAATTTTTTACAAAGCTGAACGATGCACATAAAAGCATTGACTGCCTAGTCAAGTCTCTAGATGTTGTTCCGCTGGATGTTAATTATTCAGGCAAAGAACGTTCAACAAATATATCTTCCTACTATTGCAAATccttgaaagagagaagCATTGGTATTGAGAGTCTTCTCAGTGGATTGTGCAAACAATGA
- the HNT3 gene encoding DNA 5'-adenosine monophosphate hydrolase (similar to uniprot|Q08702 Saccharomyces cerevisiae YOR258W HNT3 Member of the third branch of the histidine triad (HIT) superfamily of nucleotide-binding proteins similar to Aprataxin a Hint related protein that is mutated in individuals with ataxia with oculomotor apraxia), with protein MSFRYVLKNYIVEPQLYPDEVLFFDSHAVIIKDAFPKSQFHFLILPRDLKITWTDPTSLSAEQKSKLQGYVDWALTRAFEDFTKSYTFSKEGMIPFEKKYQFEDKQFFIDKFTQVGIHSVPSLKNLHIHVMTKDFYSDRMKNKKHYNSFNTTFFVNWRRLPLEESPDATYLENEVIKKTDLKCCYCKKNFKNRFSELKLHLDREFKVRFTNQS; from the coding sequence ATGTCTTTCAGAtacgttttgaaaaactaTATAGTTGAGCCGCAACTCTATCCAGATGAAGTGTTGTTTTTCGATTCACACGCAGTCATCATAAAGGACGCGTTCCCTAAGAgtcaatttcattttttgaTCCTTCCCAGAGATCTTAAAATTACATGGACCGATCCCACCTCCCTTAGCGCCGAGCAAAAGAGCAAGTTACAAGGCTATGTCGATTGGGCTCTTACTCgcgcttttgaagattttaCTAAAAGTTATACGTTTAGCAAAGAAGGAATGATTCCTTTCGAGAAAAAGTACCAATTTGAAGATAAACAATTCTTTATTGATAAATTTACTCAAGTAGGGATTCATAGTGTACCTTCTCTTAAAAACTTGCACATTCACGTCATGACGAAGGACTTCTACTCTGATAGAATGAAGAATAAAAAGCATTATAACTCCTTCAATACAACTTTTTTCGTGAATTGGAGACGCCTTCCTTTGGAGGAGAGCCCAGATGCTACTTATTTGGAGAATGAAGTTATCAAAAAGACAGATCTCAAGTGCTGCTACTGTAAGAAGAATTTTAAAAACCGCTTCTCGGAGCTCAAGCTACATCTAGATCGTGAGTTTAAGGTGAGATTCACAAATCAAAGTTGA
- the MRPL40 gene encoding mitochondrial 54S ribosomal protein uL24m (similar to uniprot|P36534 Saccharomyces cerevisiae YPL173W MRPL40 Mitochondrial ribosomal protein of the large subunit) — protein MSGYQHLSKAGSRFLKQVERRPKHLVDHFKKFEEKSMPSFLVPSIPRVENDQKFQSVREWVFMPGDRVVITRGRWKGQISVIQQHDKETNGFILDENGPTKTVPVPKQFWSEGQNSHMVTFPIAVEKKDLKLVADIDDPAAPGQTKTVAVRDIVFKGSYFDENYKQRMPFRCVSGQEDLVIPWPRPEPKADAELATPAEVAREQTFWVESIAKNPIPEGALLTVRNPHSKWRRGTLSARDIAKLVAPKMPLTKTKKAYIAEQKELAAAPRRKLTSEDKELIGSKIFQHLKQHL, from the coding sequence ATGTCCGGATATCAGCATTTGTCAAAGGCTGGCTCAcgttttttgaaacaggTCGAAAGGCGGCCGAAACACCTGGTAGACCATTTTAAAAAGTTCGAAGAGAAATCAATGCCTTCGTTCTTGGTCCCATCGATTCCGCGTGTGGAGAATGACCAAAAGTTCCAGTCAGTACGCGAGTGGGTTTTTATGCCAGGAGACCGCGTTGTGATAACGAGGGGAAGATGGAAAGGTCAAATCTCAGTAATTCAACAACATGACAAAGAGACAAATGGTTTCATTTTAGATGAGAATGGGCCAACGAAAACCGTTCCCGTCCCTAAACAGTTTTGGTCTGAGGGTCAGAACTCACACATGGTAACATTTCCAATCGCAGTCGAGAAAAAAGACCTTAAACTTGTTGCCGATATTGACGACCCAGCAGCACCGGGCCAGACAAAGACTGTGGCTGTCAGAGACATTGTATTCAAGGGATCATACTTTGACGAAAATTACAAGCAACGTATGCCTTTTAGATGTGTCTCTGGgcaagaagatcttgttATTCCATGGCCTAGACCTGAGCCTAAGGCAGATGCTGAATTAGCCACGCCAGCTGAAGTTGCGCGCGAGCAAACCTTTTGGGTCGAAAGCATTGCCAAAAACCCAATTCCAGAGGGCGCGCTGCTCACCGTCCGCAACCCACACTCAAAATGGAGAAGAGGGACTCTGTCAGCTAGAGACATCGCAAAGCTAGTTGCACCAAAGATGCCATTGACCAAGACCAAGAAAGCCTACATAGCGGAGCAGAAGGAGCTTGCTGCCGCACCAAGGCGCAAGCTCACGTCCGAGGACAAGGAGCTAATTGGCTCCAAGATTTTCCAGCACTTGAAGCAACACCTTTGA
- the CDC31 gene encoding centrin (highly similar to uniprot|P06704 Saccharomyces cerevisiae YOR257W CDC31 Component of the spindle pole body (SPB) half-bridge required for SPB duplication in mitosis and meiosis II homolog of mammalian centrin interacts with Kar1p), producing MSHRRTTPRGSLNGAGSYKPSNSENSVLQRELLEENKQEIFEAFSLFDMNNDGFLDYHEFKVAARALGFEMSKTELLELLEKYDRDGRRLIHYDDFFLVMGERILERDPLDEIRRAFKLFDDDNTGKISLKNLRRVAKELGENLTDDELRAMIDEFDLDNDGEISEREFIAICTDM from the coding sequence ATGAGCCATAGAAGGACTACGCCAAGAGGCTCGTTAAATGGAGCTGGCTCGTACAAGCCTTCCAACTCTGAAAACAGCGTTTTACAACGCGAGCTATTGGAGGAGAACAAGCAAGAGATTTTTGAGGCattctctctttttgaCATGAACAACGATGGATTTCTCGACTATCACGAATTCAAGGTggctgcgcgcgcgctgggTTTCGAAATGTCGAAAACTGAGCTGCTAGAACTGCTGGAAAAATACGACCGTGATGGAAGGCGACTGATTCATTATGATGACTTTTTCCTCGTGATGGGCGAAAGAATACTAGAGCGTGATCCGCTTGACGAGATCAGGCGTGCGTTCAAACTATTCGATGATGATAATACCGGCAAGATCAGTTTGAAGAACCTTCGGCGCGTGGCGAAGGAACTGGGGGAGAACCTCACTGATGACGAGCTTCGCGCCATGATTGATGAGTTCGATCTTGACAACGATGGAGAAATAAGTGAACGCGAGTTCATCGCGATATGCACCGATATGTAA